One genomic region from Vibrio cyclitrophicus encodes:
- the arsJ gene encoding organoarsenical effux MFS transporter ArsJ — MFSNLSKSVRQYMLVTFNYWNFTITDGALRMLVVLYFYDLGYSSLEIASLFLFYEFFGVVTNLIGGWLGARLGLNKTMNIGLGMQVVALSMLAVPSAMLTIPWVMAAQALSGIAKDLNKMSAKSSIKTLVPDEQQGALYKWIAVLTGSKNALKGAGFFIGGLLLSMIGFQYAVLAMAAVLTLVFIGSLVSLEADMGKAKTKPKFKQIFSKSESINILSAARMFLFGARDVWFVIALPIYLGSVFGWDHSWVGGFLAAWTIAYGFVQGIAPKITGKAQGKVPDGHAALLWAGALAIVTAGIAYAVQIGWQPELVIIGGLMVFGAVFAVNSSLHSYLIVSYAKGDGVSLDVGFYYMANAMGRLIGTILSGLVFQMAGLSACLWVSFAFLAITTLISLRLPKVPQISAA; from the coding sequence ATGTTTTCAAACCTAAGTAAGAGCGTTCGCCAATATATGTTGGTGACATTCAACTATTGGAATTTCACCATTACGGATGGTGCACTTCGTATGCTGGTGGTTCTGTATTTCTATGACCTTGGCTACAGTTCGTTAGAGATCGCCTCACTGTTCCTTTTTTATGAATTCTTTGGTGTAGTGACTAACCTAATCGGTGGTTGGTTAGGGGCGCGTCTTGGCCTCAATAAAACCATGAATATCGGCTTAGGGATGCAGGTTGTCGCCTTGAGTATGCTCGCGGTGCCAAGCGCAATGTTGACCATCCCTTGGGTAATGGCGGCGCAGGCGTTGTCTGGTATCGCTAAAGACCTCAATAAGATGAGTGCCAAGAGCTCAATCAAAACTTTAGTCCCTGATGAACAGCAAGGTGCGCTTTATAAGTGGATTGCGGTTCTAACCGGATCTAAGAATGCACTGAAAGGTGCCGGGTTCTTTATCGGTGGTTTACTGCTTTCGATGATTGGTTTCCAGTACGCTGTGCTCGCGATGGCTGCTGTGCTGACATTGGTCTTCATTGGCAGTTTGGTGAGCTTAGAAGCGGACATGGGGAAAGCGAAAACTAAACCCAAGTTCAAACAGATTTTCTCCAAATCTGAATCCATCAATATCTTATCGGCTGCACGTATGTTCCTATTTGGTGCTCGTGATGTGTGGTTTGTGATTGCTCTGCCGATTTATCTAGGCAGCGTGTTTGGTTGGGATCACTCATGGGTTGGTGGCTTCTTAGCGGCTTGGACCATCGCTTACGGCTTTGTACAGGGCATTGCACCAAAGATTACCGGTAAAGCGCAAGGTAAGGTACCTGATGGCCATGCAGCGCTATTGTGGGCGGGGGCGTTGGCTATTGTGACCGCTGGTATTGCCTATGCGGTGCAAATTGGCTGGCAACCAGAGTTAGTGATCATCGGTGGCTTGATGGTGTTTGGTGCCGTTTTCGCGGTGAACTCATCATTGCACTCATACTTGATTGTGAGTTATGCGAAAGGCGATGGTGTGTCGCTTGATGTCGGCTTCTACTACATGGCGAATGCGATGGGCCGTTTGATTGGTACGATATTATCAGGCTTGGTTTTCCAAATGGCCGGCTTGTCTGCGTGTCTTTGGGTCTCCTTCGCGTTCTTAGCGATAACGACACTGATCTCTTTGCGTTTACCGAAAGTGCCACAAATCTCAGCGGCATAA
- a CDS encoding IS4 family transposase: MLSHWLIDVDDFANPESLSLFQKDLPLDWINQALSETNKASMRRRKLPAELVVWLVVGIGLYRDRPITDVLDKLDLKLSNSLGESIAPSAIPQARKRLTAKPLESLFSITAKHWTQSEDAGDKWNGLSLFSIDGTQFRTHDNPSLAEHYQYVYYRKDRHTEYPIVRMCALTSLRSRLIHDVAFGESSKGEISYAKDLISSAVPNSLTIFDRCYLSAELMLNWQREHGTSHWMTPIKSNVKYETIEQLDDDGRDLIVEMKVSPQARKQDPSLPETWKARLALYPDDGEQQPNHIQGLLTSLTDRKYSLKSLLDVYFERWEIEKSYGEIKHDMLEDEILLRSQSVEGVKQEVWGILIAYNLIRLEISRIAKEAEVSPLRISFTMALRDIQDELMWCAIASPGSIPKKLRAMRERVKRYILPEKQKRPKGRTVRFSKTRYTVRSKHLK; the protein is encoded by the coding sequence ATGCTGTCACACTGGTTAATCGATGTTGACGATTTTGCTAATCCAGAATCTCTTTCTTTGTTCCAAAAAGACCTTCCGCTAGATTGGATAAACCAAGCTTTATCTGAAACGAACAAAGCGAGTATGCGTCGTAGAAAGTTACCTGCCGAACTTGTTGTATGGTTAGTCGTTGGTATTGGTCTCTATCGAGATAGACCGATTACCGATGTACTCGATAAACTCGACCTCAAATTGTCTAACTCATTGGGTGAGTCTATTGCACCTAGTGCGATTCCCCAGGCGAGAAAGCGCCTCACCGCTAAACCTTTAGAGTCATTATTCTCAATCACAGCAAAGCACTGGACACAGTCGGAAGATGCGGGTGATAAATGGAATGGTTTGAGCCTATTTTCAATTGATGGCACACAGTTTAGAACGCACGATAACCCAAGCTTAGCTGAGCATTATCAATATGTTTACTACCGAAAAGACAGGCACACTGAATATCCAATCGTTCGAATGTGCGCACTCACATCCCTACGGAGTCGACTTATTCATGATGTGGCTTTTGGGGAAAGTTCTAAAGGTGAAATTAGCTATGCAAAAGATTTAATTTCATCAGCTGTCCCGAATTCATTGACCATTTTTGACCGTTGCTACCTGAGCGCAGAGCTTATGCTTAACTGGCAACGAGAGCATGGGACAAGTCACTGGATGACGCCCATAAAGTCGAATGTGAAGTATGAAACCATCGAGCAACTCGATGATGATGGGCGAGATCTGATTGTAGAGATGAAAGTCTCTCCACAAGCTAGAAAGCAAGACCCGAGCCTCCCGGAAACGTGGAAAGCGAGGCTGGCTCTATACCCCGATGATGGTGAACAACAACCCAATCATATACAAGGGCTGCTGACTTCTCTAACAGATAGAAAATACAGTTTAAAATCATTATTAGACGTGTACTTCGAAAGGTGGGAAATCGAGAAGAGTTATGGCGAGATTAAGCATGACATGCTTGAAGATGAAATTCTGCTCCGCAGTCAATCTGTAGAGGGTGTAAAGCAAGAGGTATGGGGTATCCTTATCGCGTATAACTTAATCCGTCTGGAGATTAGCCGAATAGCAAAAGAGGCAGAAGTCTCACCACTTAGGATAAGCTTTACGATGGCACTTCGAGATATTCAAGATGAGCTAATGTGGTGTGCTATCGCTTCTCCAGGTTCTATTCCCAAAAAGCTGCGAGCTATGAGAGAGCGAGTGAAACGTTATATTTTGCCCGAAAAACAAAAACGGCCCAAAGGTAGGACCGTTCGTTTTAGTAAGACTCGCTACACTGTGCGATCTAAACACCTTAAATGA
- a CDS encoding ArsJ-associated glyceraldehyde-3-phosphate dehydrogenase, which produces MTVKVGINGFGRIGRLALRAAFDWAELEFVQINDVAGDTSTLAHLLEFDSVQGRWNHAVNVEGDEMIVNGQRIKTTQERDIDAVDWSGCDVVLEATGVHRKTSFLNKYLEQGVKRVVVSAPVKEDGVANIVVGVNDAIFDPAVHKIVTAASCTTNCLAPVVKVINEKLGIENAAFTTIHDLTNTQTILDAPHKDLRRARACGMSLIPTTTGSAKAIVEIFPELENRINGHAVRVPLANASLTDIIFEVKQDTTAEDVNAMLKEASENELKGILGFEERPLVSIDYKGDQRSTIVDALSTMLVGKRMVKIYAWYDNEMGYATRTAELVRTVGLA; this is translated from the coding sequence ATGACAGTTAAAGTAGGTATTAATGGTTTTGGCCGTATCGGCCGTTTAGCACTTCGTGCCGCATTCGATTGGGCTGAGCTAGAGTTTGTTCAGATTAACGATGTTGCTGGCGATACATCGACATTGGCTCACTTGCTTGAGTTTGATTCTGTTCAAGGCCGCTGGAACCACGCAGTGAATGTTGAAGGCGATGAGATGATCGTCAATGGACAGCGTATCAAGACGACTCAAGAGCGCGATATTGATGCTGTTGATTGGTCAGGTTGTGATGTTGTTCTTGAAGCGACTGGTGTTCACCGTAAAACCTCTTTCCTTAATAAATACCTTGAGCAAGGCGTGAAGCGTGTTGTGGTATCGGCTCCAGTGAAAGAAGACGGTGTCGCCAACATCGTAGTTGGTGTAAATGACGCTATCTTCGATCCAGCGGTACATAAGATTGTGACAGCTGCATCTTGTACTACTAACTGTCTTGCGCCTGTTGTGAAGGTGATTAACGAGAAGTTAGGCATCGAGAACGCAGCCTTTACCACTATTCACGATCTAACCAATACACAAACTATATTAGATGCGCCGCACAAAGACCTACGTCGTGCTCGTGCATGTGGTATGAGTCTTATCCCGACAACGACAGGCAGCGCTAAAGCGATTGTTGAGATCTTCCCAGAGCTTGAAAACCGCATCAACGGCCACGCGGTTCGTGTACCACTAGCGAATGCTTCTCTGACAGATATCATCTTTGAAGTGAAGCAAGACACCACAGCCGAAGATGTTAACGCGATGCTGAAAGAAGCGTCTGAGAATGAACTTAAAGGCATTCTTGGTTTTGAAGAGCGTCCACTGGTTTCTATCGATTACAAAGGTGACCAACGCTCAACCATCGTGGATGCACTATCAACTATGTTAGTGGGTAAGCGCATGGTCAAGATTTACGCTTGGTACGACAACGAGATGGGCTACGCAACACGTACTGCTGAGCTAGTTCGTACTGTTGGTCTGGCTTAA
- a CDS encoding EVE domain-containing protein, with amino-acid sequence MAYWLFKTEPDTFSIQTLRVQKTSCWEGVRNYQARNMMRDEVKLGDLVMIYHSSCKKVGVAGIAKVTREAYPDHFQFDPESDYYDPKSSPDNPRWIMVDVEFVRVTERLIPLATLKAMPELSEMSLVKRGNRLSIMPVTEQEWQAILSKEVLDSR; translated from the coding sequence ATGGCATATTGGTTATTTAAAACAGAACCTGACACCTTTTCTATTCAGACTCTGAGAGTACAAAAAACCTCTTGTTGGGAGGGTGTACGCAACTATCAGGCTCGAAACATGATGCGCGATGAAGTTAAGCTTGGAGACCTAGTGATGATATACCATTCATCATGTAAGAAAGTTGGCGTAGCAGGGATCGCCAAAGTAACCAGAGAAGCCTACCCAGACCACTTTCAGTTCGACCCAGAGAGTGATTACTACGATCCTAAGTCTTCACCAGATAACCCGCGCTGGATAATGGTGGATGTCGAGTTTGTTCGAGTGACTGAACGCTTGATTCCCTTAGCAACGCTTAAAGCCATGCCTGAACTATCAGAGATGTCATTGGTGAAGCGCGGTAATCGCTTATCTATCATGCCGGTTACCGAACAAGAGTGGCAGGCAATCTTAAGCAAAGAAGTGCTAGATTCTCGATAG
- a CDS encoding alpha/beta fold hydrolase produces MENHSEAPFSYTQEPQFEQAIKHPIPTLWQQRKDGYLTTSGKKKLYWCSLTSPTHTKAIVISNGRIECCLKYQELFYDFYQQGYDVYSFDHQGQGQSERMVTDSDIGHIHEFDDYVSDMSDVIASFDLSRYSNRYLLAHSMGSTIATRYLQTHPAHPFDKVTLCAPMFGINTEWYFKPIAMLVGQALTAFHAKPTYAPGQQAYYSKPFENNLLSHSKVRYQWFRCLYDGSPSLQVGGPSTRWVWQGLMAAKQAIQQTRQIKIPLLLIQAGEEKIVSNDAQVKFINKLKKTNSDCMFKVIEGSRHEVLFEQDEYRNQTLDAINQFFA; encoded by the coding sequence ATGGAAAACCACAGTGAAGCCCCGTTTTCTTACACGCAAGAACCTCAGTTCGAACAAGCGATTAAACACCCTATCCCCACCCTTTGGCAACAACGAAAAGATGGGTATCTAACAACATCTGGCAAAAAGAAGCTGTACTGGTGTAGCTTAACCTCACCAACGCACACCAAAGCCATTGTTATTTCAAATGGCCGCATTGAATGTTGCTTGAAATACCAAGAACTCTTTTATGATTTCTATCAGCAAGGCTATGACGTTTATTCATTTGACCACCAAGGTCAAGGCCAGTCTGAACGCATGGTAACAGACTCTGACATTGGTCACATTCATGAGTTTGATGATTACGTTTCAGATATGTCTGACGTCATTGCCAGTTTTGATCTAAGCCGATATTCCAATCGCTACCTGCTCGCACACTCAATGGGTAGCACTATAGCTACTCGATACTTGCAAACTCATCCAGCTCACCCGTTTGACAAAGTCACCCTGTGCGCTCCAATGTTTGGTATCAACACCGAGTGGTATTTTAAACCTATCGCGATGCTCGTTGGACAAGCGTTAACGGCTTTTCACGCTAAACCAACGTATGCTCCGGGCCAACAGGCCTATTATTCAAAGCCTTTTGAAAACAACCTACTAAGCCACAGTAAGGTGCGTTATCAGTGGTTTCGTTGCCTGTATGACGGCTCCCCCTCTTTGCAGGTTGGCGGACCAAGCACACGCTGGGTATGGCAAGGGTTAATGGCCGCTAAACAGGCGATACAACAAACTCGTCAAATAAAAATCCCGCTGTTATTGATTCAGGCAGGGGAAGAAAAAATTGTCAGTAACGATGCTCAAGTAAAATTCATCAATAAATTGAAGAAAACCAACTCAGATTGCATGTTTAAGGTCATTGAAGGATCTAGGCATGAAGTATTGTTTGAACAAGATGAATACCGTAATCAAACACTAGACGCCATCAATCAATTCTTTGCTTAA
- a CDS encoding EAL and HDOD domain-containing protein: MTATYVARQPILNRNKNTLGYELLFRDGERNAYPAHIESNRATYRLIVENFLSVGLNPSISSSRCFINFPYQSLIRRLPLSLPKDKVVVEILETCKPTDELLDAVKELYQAGYMIALDDFTSTPEWERFLRYTHIVKLDIMQMGLDEACDLVKAHQGKKFSFLAERVETEQEFKQAKEAGFKFFQGYFFSKPQIIKTKYISPEQVIAMELFQEVCKPDVDFQRVESIVAKDVALSYKLLRFVNTMSPRLEVTISSFRQALVYLGQEKLKMFVSLAVASYVSDKKPKELYGLSLQRAQFCQRMSRYQAFAGHTEQAFMIGLFSLLDALLDLSLENLVEQLPLCKSIKVALLRREGPYGTLLALEESFEHADWQQIDEHCADLGLNVEQVKTELTEARRWSHTVTNQL, translated from the coding sequence ATGACCGCTACGTACGTTGCTCGACAACCTATCTTAAATCGTAACAAGAACACGCTCGGTTATGAGCTGTTGTTTCGCGATGGAGAGAGGAATGCCTATCCAGCGCATATTGAGTCTAATCGAGCAACGTATCGTCTGATTGTTGAAAACTTTTTGTCGGTAGGGCTTAACCCTTCGATCTCATCTTCGCGCTGCTTTATCAATTTCCCATACCAAAGCCTGATTCGTCGACTTCCTTTAAGTTTACCGAAAGACAAGGTGGTGGTAGAGATCCTCGAGACCTGTAAACCAACCGATGAGTTATTAGATGCGGTAAAAGAGCTTTACCAAGCTGGCTACATGATTGCTCTTGATGATTTTACATCGACGCCTGAATGGGAACGCTTCCTGAGATATACGCACATCGTTAAGCTCGACATCATGCAAATGGGTTTGGATGAGGCGTGTGATTTGGTTAAAGCCCATCAAGGGAAGAAGTTTAGCTTTCTTGCTGAACGCGTTGAAACCGAACAAGAATTCAAGCAAGCGAAAGAGGCCGGTTTTAAGTTCTTCCAAGGCTACTTCTTTAGTAAACCGCAAATCATCAAGACCAAGTATATTAGCCCAGAGCAAGTGATTGCCATGGAGTTATTTCAAGAGGTGTGTAAACCGGACGTCGACTTCCAACGTGTTGAAAGCATTGTCGCGAAAGATGTTGCTTTATCTTATAAGTTACTGCGGTTTGTAAACACCATGTCGCCTCGTCTTGAGGTGACTATTTCTTCGTTCCGTCAGGCCTTAGTGTATCTGGGGCAAGAGAAACTGAAAATGTTTGTCTCGTTGGCGGTGGCATCTTATGTCTCTGATAAAAAACCAAAAGAGTTGTATGGCCTGTCTTTACAGCGTGCTCAATTTTGCCAGCGCATGTCTCGTTACCAAGCATTTGCAGGGCACACTGAGCAGGCGTTTATGATTGGTTTGTTTTCATTGCTTGATGCGCTGCTTGATCTGTCGTTAGAGAATCTTGTAGAGCAGTTGCCGTTGTGTAAAAGTATCAAGGTTGCTTTGCTTCGAAGAGAAGGGCCATACGGGACTCTACTGGCACTTGAAGAGAGTTTTGAGCATGCAGATTGGCAACAAATTGATGAGCATTGCGCTGATCTAGGACTTAATGTCGAGCAAGTAAAAACAGAGCTTACCGAAGCGCGACGCTGGAGCCATACCGTTACTAACCAGCTTTGA
- a CDS encoding metalloregulator ArsR/SmtB family transcription factor: protein MLPHQFFKLLSDETRVRCLMLIVRNECLSVGELTQALQESQPKISRHLAQLRSNGILTDVRQGQWVFYRLSQDLPGWMLKLIDDLIASNCLKTEYQQDIERLEAITSRPQCCV from the coding sequence ATGCTTCCTCACCAATTTTTTAAATTACTGTCTGATGAAACGCGAGTGCGTTGCTTAATGCTGATTGTGCGCAATGAATGCCTTTCTGTTGGTGAGTTGACTCAAGCATTACAAGAAAGTCAGCCAAAGATTTCCCGTCACCTAGCGCAGTTGCGCTCAAATGGTATTTTGACGGATGTTCGCCAAGGGCAGTGGGTGTTTTATCGTCTGTCACAAGATTTACCCGGTTGGATGCTCAAGTTAATTGATGACCTTATCGCATCGAACTGTTTGAAAACGGAATACCAGCAAGATATTGAGCGTTTAGAAGCAATAACTTCACGCCCTCAATGTTGCGTTTAA
- a CDS encoding COG3650 family protein — protein sequence MKVIKNPVTWLVAFALQGCVTAPDVPQKPELPPATLDEPLSIQPQTFIMRGQVVVGHESRTFTPCGSQQQYWLDLSPELALEAQGLATRPYQALYGELIGYLTVPSQTGYNADFTARFVVDQVNILTAENPNRCDQPLRSTRVFGNEPFWSAAFDKDQLKYAQMGEEPQRLNIESSRTTPNSRDYQLEGKTAQGKLNLKKESCSDGMSDSIYGLEAKLNLNDSSYSGCATLSNQDPTLNWSGLYFASSTKNTGFSINLELNDDHSAVTTYSYSNGDPSIVEQGFWQQLNQNQVQVVMTRHQQQYLISERIFTLDNGKLVAEKEKVGNVVYPIANGGLVLFEAKSEQAQVNTTTAVDLTAKQVNSSDQLDQKVDQAIREYFKINNTSPDNTKYRWLTYDLNGDGKEELLAQLNWCGSGGCTLLIFENHQDNWRFNSRVTLVKGDIRLGKSQSHGWHDLIFNVSGGGATPAKHTLSYSGVSYPLNPSVAPVADNANISDVVLFADGISPAKIGVKL from the coding sequence ATGAAGGTAATAAAAAACCCAGTGACATGGCTAGTCGCATTCGCTCTACAAGGCTGTGTCACAGCGCCAGATGTCCCCCAAAAGCCAGAACTACCACCAGCAACCTTGGATGAGCCACTGAGCATCCAACCGCAAACCTTCATCATGCGTGGTCAGGTTGTGGTTGGCCATGAAAGCCGAACCTTCACTCCTTGCGGTAGCCAACAACAATACTGGTTAGATTTATCACCAGAATTAGCACTGGAAGCTCAAGGGCTAGCAACCCGACCTTACCAAGCTTTATATGGCGAGCTGATTGGATACCTAACTGTGCCGAGCCAAACGGGTTATAACGCAGATTTCACGGCACGTTTCGTGGTTGATCAAGTGAATATCCTAACCGCAGAAAACCCTAACCGTTGTGACCAACCCCTACGTTCAACACGCGTATTTGGCAATGAACCTTTCTGGTCCGCAGCCTTCGATAAAGACCAACTCAAATACGCTCAGATGGGCGAAGAACCACAACGCCTAAATATTGAATCAAGCCGCACCACACCAAACAGTCGTGATTACCAATTAGAAGGTAAAACGGCGCAAGGAAAACTCAATCTCAAAAAAGAAAGCTGTAGCGATGGCATGAGCGACTCAATCTACGGCTTGGAAGCCAAGCTCAATCTCAATGACAGTAGCTACAGTGGCTGTGCGACATTATCAAATCAAGATCCAACGCTGAACTGGAGCGGGCTCTACTTCGCAAGTTCAACGAAGAACACAGGGTTCTCTATCAACCTTGAACTCAACGATGATCACAGCGCTGTGACCACATACTCGTACAGCAATGGCGACCCTTCAATTGTTGAACAAGGCTTCTGGCAGCAACTGAACCAAAATCAAGTACAAGTGGTAATGACTCGCCACCAGCAACAATACTTAATCTCTGAACGTATCTTCACGCTCGACAACGGCAAGCTGGTCGCTGAAAAAGAGAAAGTAGGCAACGTTGTCTACCCGATTGCCAATGGCGGTTTGGTGTTATTTGAAGCCAAGAGTGAACAGGCGCAAGTAAACACGACCACGGCCGTGGATCTAACCGCAAAACAGGTTAACTCGAGCGATCAACTTGATCAAAAAGTCGACCAAGCGATCCGTGAGTATTTCAAGATCAATAACACCTCACCGGACAACACTAAGTATCGTTGGCTGACTTACGATCTTAACGGTGACGGTAAAGAAGAGTTACTCGCTCAACTCAACTGGTGTGGCTCTGGAGGCTGTACTTTACTCATTTTTGAAAACCATCAAGACAACTGGCGTTTCAACAGCCGGGTAACATTGGTCAAAGGGGATATCCGCCTTGGCAAATCACAAAGCCACGGCTGGCACGATCTTATCTTCAATGTCAGCGGAGGTGGGGCAACACCGGCGAAACATACACTGTCTTACTCTGGTGTCAGCTACCCACTTAACCCAAGCGTAGCGCCAGTCGCAGATAATGCTAATATCAGCGATGTGGTTTTGTTCGCGGATGGTATCTCACCAGCAAAAATCGGAGTTAAGTTATAA
- the rhtB gene encoding homoserine/homoserine lactone efflux protein: MDTHVWLAYVVTAILFSLAPGSGTVNSISNGLSYGTKKSLASIAGLQLGLAFHILLVGAGIGALVAKSALAFTIIKWVGVVYLVWLGIQKWRDNSNLVASEESSTLSSSKLLRNAVLINLTNPKSIVFLVALFPQFIDPTQPQAPQLLVLGVTTVFIDSVVMLGYTSLASQMGRFIRSDRIMGKINKIFGGMFMGCGALLAAAKA; this comes from the coding sequence ATGGATACTCATGTTTGGCTTGCTTATGTCGTCACTGCGATATTGTTTAGTTTGGCTCCGGGCTCAGGTACCGTTAACTCGATCAGTAATGGACTTAGTTATGGCACTAAGAAGTCACTTGCGTCGATCGCAGGCTTACAGCTTGGCCTTGCATTCCACATTTTGTTGGTGGGGGCGGGTATCGGTGCATTAGTGGCAAAATCAGCGCTGGCATTCACCATTATCAAATGGGTTGGTGTAGTTTACCTGGTTTGGTTGGGCATTCAAAAATGGCGTGATAACTCTAACTTGGTGGCTTCAGAAGAGAGCTCTACGCTATCGAGTAGTAAGTTACTTAGAAATGCTGTGCTTATTAATCTAACTAACCCGAAATCTATCGTGTTTTTAGTGGCTCTGTTTCCTCAGTTTATCGACCCGACACAACCTCAAGCACCACAACTGTTAGTCCTCGGTGTGACAACGGTATTCATTGATAGCGTTGTTATGTTGGGTTACACCTCATTAGCTTCACAAATGGGACGTTTTATTCGCTCTGATCGCATAATGGGTAAGATAAATAAAATATTTGGTGGTATGTTCATGGGTTGCGGCGCTTTGCTAGCTGCTGCCAAAGCTTAA
- a CDS encoding Cof-type HAD-IIB family hydrolase, whose protein sequence is MTIPALKDSVKIVASDLDGTLLAPNHQLSDFTKQTLTKLHGQGYTFIFATGRHHVDVAGIRKQTGIPAYMITSNGARVHDQDDNLMYAKNLPVDLVQSVVDVLKQDPEIFIHIYMNDEWLLNREDETMKNFHDQTGFTYRLYDVDNAPTEGIAKIFCTHPNQEHEHLVPFEDKLNEQFGDKLNIAFSTPWCLEVMAAEVSKGDALQAVAQSIDLELENCIAFGDGMNDVELLSMAGKGLVMGTSHEKVLKALPHNEVIGSNADDAVAHYLEKHLL, encoded by the coding sequence ATGACTATTCCTGCACTAAAAGATTCCGTGAAAATTGTTGCCTCCGATTTAGATGGTACGCTGTTAGCGCCAAACCATCAGCTCAGCGACTTTACTAAGCAGACACTCACGAAGTTACATGGACAAGGTTATACCTTTATCTTCGCTACTGGCCGACACCATGTTGATGTTGCAGGCATTCGTAAACAAACAGGCATCCCCGCTTACATGATCACCTCGAACGGCGCGCGTGTGCATGATCAAGACGACAACCTGATGTATGCCAAAAACCTGCCAGTGGATCTTGTACAAAGCGTAGTTGATGTTCTCAAACAAGACCCTGAGATCTTTATTCATATCTACATGAACGACGAATGGTTGCTAAACCGTGAAGACGAAACCATGAAGAATTTCCACGATCAAACTGGTTTTACATACCGACTGTATGACGTCGACAATGCGCCGACCGAAGGCATTGCTAAAATCTTCTGTACTCACCCAAATCAAGAACATGAACACCTTGTTCCGTTCGAAGATAAATTGAACGAGCAGTTTGGTGACAAGCTGAATATCGCATTCTCAACGCCTTGGTGTTTAGAAGTGATGGCAGCAGAAGTGTCTAAGGGTGATGCGCTACAAGCCGTTGCACAATCTATAGACCTAGAACTTGAGAACTGTATTGCCTTTGGTGATGGCATGAACGATGTCGAACTCCTTTCAATGGCTGGAAAAGGCTTAGTGATGGGTACATCGCATGAGAAGGTCCTCAAAGCTTTGCCACACAATGAAGTGATTGGCAGCAACGCCGACGATGCGGTTGCACACTACTTAGAAAAACATCTGCTCTAA
- a CDS encoding cyclin-dependent kinase inhibitor 3 family protein → MTMTNSQVHPTWQLDLETGALVLTPCPGTKGADLDASLAQLKAQGVEAIVTALDSEELASKNVSELGEKAQVLGMQWFQIEIEDDCAPGADFAAKWQAASPALHQVVDNGGKVAMHCMGGSGRTGLLAAHLLLEKSWDLSKIVQEVQSLRPGAFTKPIQIEYINGVANG, encoded by the coding sequence ATGACGATGACAAACTCTCAAGTACATCCAACATGGCAACTAGATTTAGAAACTGGTGCGTTAGTGCTTACTCCATGTCCAGGTACCAAAGGTGCTGACTTAGATGCATCTCTAGCGCAACTGAAAGCACAAGGCGTGGAAGCGATTGTGACGGCTCTAGACAGTGAAGAACTGGCGAGCAAGAACGTATCTGAGCTAGGCGAGAAAGCGCAAGTACTAGGCATGCAGTGGTTCCAAATCGAAATCGAAGACGATTGTGCTCCGGGTGCTGATTTTGCTGCGAAATGGCAGGCGGCTAGCCCTGCGCTACACCAAGTGGTGGATAACGGCGGCAAGGTAGCAATGCACTGCATGGGCGGTTCTGGCCGTACTGGCTTGCTTGCTGCACACTTGCTGTTAGAGAAGAGTTGGGATCTGAGTAAGATTGTTCAAGAAGTACAATCACTTCGTCCGGGCGCCTTCACTAAACCGATCCAGATTGAGTACATTAATGGCGTAGCGAACGGCTAA